From the Fibrobacter sp. UWB10 genome, one window contains:
- a CDS encoding MotA/TolQ/ExbB proton channel family protein, with product MSKMLQSFSPESDGYQFMWIILVVFMIGLGFSVERFLYIMVKSAKGRKDFLAKFGTHISAQRYDEALSYANATKLPIARVMAAIVAARNGGRETMSAACDAVFLTEAPRLTRYISIIQVMASISTLLGLMGTIYGLIYTFDAVANKPAAERAKALSDGIAIAMGTTLLGLLSAVPLLVIVGLLNMNSERLIQEMEEKGLKIINSLA from the coding sequence ATGTCTAAAATGCTTCAATCCTTCAGCCCGGAATCTGATGGTTACCAGTTCATGTGGATCATCCTCGTGGTGTTCATGATTGGCCTCGGCTTCTCTGTTGAACGCTTCCTTTACATCATGGTGAAGAGCGCTAAGGGCCGTAAGGATTTCTTGGCCAAGTTCGGCACTCACATTTCTGCTCAGCGCTATGATGAAGCTCTCAGCTATGCCAACGCAACCAAGCTCCCGATCGCTCGCGTGATGGCCGCAATCGTTGCTGCCCGTAACGGTGGTCGTGAAACCATGTCCGCTGCTTGCGACGCAGTGTTCCTGACCGAAGCTCCCCGTCTTACTCGTTATATCAGCATCATTCAGGTTATGGCTTCCATCTCCACGTTGCTTGGACTTATGGGCACCATTTACGGTCTGATCTACACCTTCGATGCTGTGGCTAACAAGCCGGCTGCTGAACGTGCTAAGGCCCTTTCCGATGGTATTGCTATCGCTATGGGTACTACGCTCCTTGGCCTTCTCTCCGCTGTGCCTCTTCTGGTCATCGTTGGCCTCCTCAACATGAACTCCGAACGCCTCATCCAGGAAATGGAAGAAAAGGGCCTCAAGATTATCAACTCCCTCGCTTAA
- a CDS encoding biopolymer transporter ExbD: MARKTRKFSEDVPFSLTSMMDMMTIILVFMIKNLDAEGQLLTQAENLILPVSTSKVQPKEVALTVVVDNNYVVVDNAKIVPTEDVLKQEDLLVTKVDSVLKERRATEQEHALKMGLPADEAGNIIVQIDKNIPYDAMYKVMATCGFSGYTHIAFAVMQKNGGEE, translated from the coding sequence ATGGCTAGAAAAACTCGTAAATTTAGCGAAGACGTACCTTTCTCTTTGACGTCCATGATGGACATGATGACCATTATTCTGGTGTTCATGATCAAGAACTTGGACGCTGAAGGTCAGCTTTTGACCCAGGCCGAAAACCTCATCCTTCCGGTGTCTACCTCTAAGGTGCAGCCGAAGGAAGTGGCTCTGACGGTCGTGGTCGATAACAACTACGTTGTGGTCGATAACGCAAAGATCGTTCCTACCGAAGACGTCTTGAAGCAAGAAGATCTTCTTGTGACCAAGGTGGACTCCGTTCTTAAGGAACGCCGCGCAACGGAACAGGAACACGCCCTGAAGATGGGTCTTCCTGCTGACGAAGCCGGTAACATCATTGTGCAGATCGACAAGAACATCCCTTACGATGCAATGTATAAGGTCATGGCTACTTGTGGCTTCTCTGGCTATACGCACATTGCATTCGCCGTTATGCAGAAGAACGGAGGGGAGGAATAA
- a CDS encoding biopolymer transporter ExbD, translating into MARQLKKPAKPEEPDLLPAMGLFTILIPMLLSMTAFSKLAIVEINMPERSMMNMDNDTPPEPDQQALNLSLAITGDYLVIGARGGFQPNVYFKEMWTFRCKSDAQLITYAPEDVKSAVESGHGPKCKDGSEMDKEKYLYEIESIELWAINKESEEDPGRVIWAVYSSQSENVPDSAYVDGNNAFLAAPGEGAMGLTPPPMLKKPSAGAVLATLTPNSARTLKPDVAAKNIIYPLSAYDLIAKDLIQIHTQFIDLEDVDNIIIVANDDTQFDKIIQLMDRAKEAGFSKINLAKLGG; encoded by the coding sequence ATGGCAAGACAACTTAAGAAACCAGCCAAGCCTGAAGAACCGGACCTGTTGCCGGCGATGGGCTTGTTCACTATCCTGATTCCTATGCTGTTGTCTATGACCGCCTTCTCCAAGCTTGCTATCGTTGAAATCAACATGCCGGAACGCAGCATGATGAATATGGACAACGATACGCCTCCGGAACCGGACCAGCAGGCTCTTAACCTCTCGCTCGCTATCACTGGTGATTACCTGGTGATCGGTGCCCGCGGTGGTTTCCAGCCGAACGTTTACTTCAAGGAAATGTGGACGTTCCGTTGCAAGTCCGATGCGCAGCTCATTACGTATGCGCCGGAAGATGTGAAGTCGGCCGTGGAAAGCGGTCATGGTCCCAAGTGCAAAGACGGATCCGAAATGGATAAAGAAAAGTATCTTTATGAAATCGAATCCATCGAACTCTGGGCCATCAACAAGGAATCCGAAGAAGACCCGGGCCGCGTGATTTGGGCCGTGTATTCTTCTCAGTCCGAAAATGTGCCTGACAGCGCATATGTGGACGGTAACAACGCATTCCTCGCTGCTCCTGGCGAAGGCGCTATGGGTCTGACCCCGCCGCCGATGCTCAAGAAGCCGAGCGCAGGCGCTGTGCTTGCAACCCTCACTCCGAACTCGGCTCGTACGCTGAAACCGGATGTGGCTGCAAAGAACATCATCTACCCGCTGTCTGCTTACGACTTGATCGCTAAGGACCTGATTCAGATCCATACGCAGTTCATTGACCTCGAAGACGTCGATAACATCATCATCGTTGCTAACGACGACACCCAGTTCGATAAGATCATTCAACTTATGGACCGTGCTAAAGAGGCCGGTTTCAGCAAGATCAACCTTGCTAAGCTGGGAGGTTAA
- a CDS encoding AgmX/PglI C-terminal domain-containing protein — MAKKNTPEMDPLVASLMPESDKKMGAIAGISLVVALAICLWASMYEQVVDEVVFDDSAAADLTASMTIDEKKEEKKEEKKKEEPKKPRKKAGGGGKPRGKGQPNAPQTRGVLKLLTAQTKNASAGAYDLMKNQKFSKDIDKVLKDVAGLQTTGKTVLGGRRGKADGGFNEGYAEGGSGGIGDGLAGLLGGGGGGIATKAKGSIRTPSERDIDMGAGGGSRSAADIMKVVRQRTPGLRHIYNKFLKKKPGFQGKVTLKFTIAPGGEIISISIASSTTGYGEFDGEVKNAVSRWKFSKVKSGNTTVTIPFTFSE; from the coding sequence ATGGCTAAAAAGAATACTCCCGAAATGGATCCGTTAGTAGCGTCCCTGATGCCGGAATCCGACAAGAAGATGGGTGCTATTGCCGGTATCTCTTTAGTCGTAGCTTTGGCTATCTGCCTTTGGGCTTCCATGTACGAACAGGTGGTGGACGAAGTCGTGTTCGACGACTCTGCCGCTGCTGATCTTACTGCTTCTATGACCATCGATGAAAAGAAGGAAGAGAAGAAGGAAGAGAAGAAGAAGGAAGAACCCAAGAAGCCTCGTAAGAAGGCTGGTGGTGGTGGCAAGCCGCGTGGTAAGGGTCAGCCCAACGCTCCCCAGACTCGTGGTGTGCTTAAGCTCTTGACTGCTCAGACCAAGAATGCCTCTGCAGGCGCCTATGACCTCATGAAGAACCAGAAGTTCTCTAAGGACATCGACAAGGTGCTGAAGGACGTGGCTGGCCTCCAGACGACGGGTAAGACCGTTCTCGGTGGTCGTCGCGGTAAGGCTGATGGTGGCTTTAACGAAGGTTATGCCGAAGGTGGTTCCGGTGGTATCGGTGACGGCCTGGCTGGTCTTCTCGGCGGCGGTGGCGGTGGTATCGCTACCAAGGCTAAGGGCTCCATTAGGACTCCGTCTGAACGCGATATCGACATGGGTGCCGGTGGTGGATCTCGTTCCGCTGCAGACATCATGAAGGTTGTGCGTCAGCGTACTCCGGGTCTGCGCCACATCTACAACAAGTTCCTGAAGAAGAAACCGGGCTTCCAGGGTAAGGTTACCTTGAAGTTCACGATCGCTCCGGGTGGCGAAATCATCAGCATCTCCATTGCTTCTTCTACGACCGGTTACGGCGAATTTGACGGCGAAGTCAAGAACGCTGTGAGCCGCTGGAAGTTCAGCAAGGTGAAGTCTGGTAACACCACTGTTACGATCCCGTTCACCTTCTCCGAATAA